A genomic window from Lotus japonicus ecotype B-129 chromosome 1, LjGifu_v1.2 includes:
- the LOC130719357 gene encoding secreted RxLR effector protein 78-like, which produces MVDEFWQRGVWPKGSNASFIALIPKVDAPQNLNDFRPISLIGCMYKVISKLLAIRLKKVMGKLISEQQFAFLGGRQMLDSVVVVNEAIKAAKRAKKPTICFKVDYEKAYDSVRWDFLLYMMGRMNFCRKWINWIKSCLCSATVSVLVNGSPGEEFNMEKGLRQGDPLAPFLFLIVAEGLNRLFLYIKHRKSMSKNAL; this is translated from the coding sequence ATGGTGGACGAATTTTGGCAGCGCGGGGTGTGGCCGAAGGGTAGCAACGCATCCTTTATTGCTTTAATCCCGAAGGTGGATGCTCCACAGAATCTGAATGACTTCCGCCCCATTTCTCTAATTGGCTGTATGTACAAGGTGATCTCAAAGCTACTTGCTATCAGGTTGAAGAAGGTTATGGGTAAACTAATTAGTGAGCAGCAGTTCGCTTTTTTAGGTGGTAGACAGATGCTGGACAGCGTTGTGGTGGTTAATGAGGCAATCAAGGCAGCGAAACGAGCTAAGAAGCCGACCATATGCTTCAAAGTTGATTACGAGAAGGCGTATGACTCCGTCAGATGGGATTTTCTGTTATATATGATGGGTCGCATGAATTTCTGCAGGAAGTGGATTAATTGGATCAAAAGTTGTCTATGTTCAGCTACTGTATCTGTTTTGGTGAACGGAAGCCCAGGAGAGGAATTTAATATGGAGAAAGGGTTGCGTCAAGGGGATCCGTTAGCTCCTTTTCTTTTCCTGATTGTAGCTGAAGGGCTTAACAGATTATTTTTATACATCAAGCACCGGAAGTCTATGTCAAAAAATGCACTATAA